In Malus sylvestris chromosome 15, drMalSylv7.2, whole genome shotgun sequence, a single genomic region encodes these proteins:
- the LOC126603221 gene encoding putative receptor-like protein kinase At3g47110 isoform X5: MSSWNESMHFCMWHGVTCGRRHRQRVTNLDLQSQNLVGKLSPSIGNLSFLRELWLQNNSLGHEIPPQIGNLRRLQILRLDVNSFSGSIPHNLSHCFNLILVNFTRNKLVGKIPSEIGLLSKLQEFVLKFNNVTGQVPPSLGNLSSLQVLSLSSNNLMGNIPSSLGQLKKLTFLGLGLNRLFGSIPSSIYNMSSLVTFSIPINQIQGSIPSDIGKSLPNLEIFIVNSNQLTGSIPPSIFNVTSVWYFDVGINNLIGRVPNLQKLHNLLHFSILNNSIGSGKDGDLSFLSDLTNATQLQALIINDNNFGGTLPMSIANLSTKLEWFWVHRNQIYGSIPSGIGNLVSLETLGLGKNSFTGSIPSDMGKLSNLGALQISHNTLSGNIPSSLRNLTKLFYLELDGNHLEGSIPSSLGECHWLQSLSVSYNLLNGTIPKQVFRLPSLSISLDLSNNLFTGFLPPEVGNFHSLSKLDLSDNMLSGELPSSLGGCESLEVLHLQGNFFNGSIPLSMSSLRGIQDLDLSRNNFSGEIPHFLEGFRILNNLNLSFNQFWGEVPTGGVFKNASAISVVGNTNLCSPIANLKLPKCKSKETNKQRLSRSLKLVLPLVFGLTLLGIAMVFSYFFLCSSRKKRKEISLNTLGNTILQVSYATLLKATDGFSETNLIGAGSFGSVYKGVLDEDDKAQLVAVKMFNLLRHGASRSFIAECEALRNIRHRNLVKIITVCSSVDFHGNDFKALVYEFMDNGSLDEWLHPPTGTEELRDHVPKKLSLLQRLEIAIGVACALDYLHNHCETPIVHCDLKPSNVLLDNELTGHVSDFGLARFLSQVTSNVSANQSQTSSVGIRGTVGYAAPEYGMGSEVSTNGDVYSFGILLLEMFTGKRPTDNMFGDILNLHNFVKMALPGRVTEIADASLLQGGTNENPSQCSARIHKVEVCLSSIFRNGIACSVESATDRLKNINEVAYELHSIRNTFLG; encoded by the exons ATGAGCTCTTGGAATGAATCCATGCACTTTTGCATGTGGCATGGTGTGACGTGCGGTCGACGGCATCGCCAAAGGGTCACTAACCTGGACCTGCAATCTCAAAATCTGGTAGGGAAACTATCCCCAAGCATCGGAAATCTAAGTTTTCTACGGGAGCTGTGGTTGCAAAATAACAGCCTCGGTCATGAAATTCCTCCACAAATTGGGAATTTGCGTAGGTTGCAGATATTGCGATTAGACGTTAACTCGTTTAGTGGCAGTATTCCACACAATTTATCACATTGCTTCAACCTTATCCTTGTGAATTTCACTCGCAACAAGCTGGTGGGTAAAATTCCTTCAGAAATTGGATTGCTGTCGAAGTTGCAAGAATTTGTgttaaaatttaataatgtaACGGGACAGGTCCCTCCTTCCTTAGGGAACCTTTCATCTCTCCAGGTACTAAGTCTTTCTAGTAATAACTTGATGGGAAACATCCCCAGTTCTCTTGGCCAATTGAAAAAATTAACCTTCTTGGGATTGGGGTTAAATCGGTTGTTTGGTAGCATCCCTTCCTCCATTTATAACATGTCTTCTCttgttacattttccattcCAATTAACCAAATTCAAGGGAGTATTCCATCAGATATTGGCAAAAGTCTTCCTAATCTCGAAATCTTCATCGTCAACTCAAACCAACTCACTGGGTCCATACCCCCCTCAATATTCAACGTCACAAGTGTTTGGTATTTTGATGTTGGGATTAACAACCTAATCGGACGGGTACCGAATCTCCAAAAGCTTCACAACCTCCTGCATTTCAGCATTCTAAATAATAGTATTGGAAGCGGTAAAGATGGTGACTTAAGTTTTCTCTCGGACTTGACCAATGCCACGCAGTTACAAGCGCTGATTATTAACGACAACAATTTTGGAGGGACATTGCCCATGTCAATAGCCAATCTCTCAACCAAACTTGAATGGTTTTGGGTTCACCGTAACCAAATATATGGAAGTATCCCATCTGGGATAGGGAACCTGGTGAGCTTGGAAACGTTGGGTTTGGGGAAAAATAGCTTCACAGGTAGCATCCCCTCTGACATGGGTAAGCTTTCAAACCTTGGAGCATTACAAATTTCCCATAACACATTATCAGGAAATATTCCGTCTTCCTTAAGAAATTTAACCAAGTTATTCTAtcttgaattggatggaaatcATCTTGAGGGCAGCATTCCTTCAAGCCTAGGGGAATGCCATTGGTTGCAATCGTTGTCTGTTTCTTATAACCTCCTAAATGGCACAAtacccaaacaagtttttagacTCCCCTCCTTATCGATTTCTTTGGACTTGTCTAATAACCTCTTCACAGGTTTCCTTCCCCCGGAAGTTGGGAATTTCCATAGTCTAAGTAAATTGGATCTTTCTGATAACATGTTATCTGGAGAACTCCCCAGCAGCCTTGGTGGTTGTGAGAGTTTAGAAGTCCTGCATTTGCAAGGAAACTTCTTCAACGGGTCCATTCCTTTGTCTATGAGTTCATTGAGAGGGATTCAAGATCTAGACCTTTCTCGCAATAATTTTTCAGGGGAAATTCCGCATTTTTTAGAAGGCTTTAGAATCCTAAATAATCTGAACTTATCATTCAATCAATTTTGGGGAGAGGTACCAACTGGAGGTGTTTTCAAAAATGCGAGTGCTATTTCAGTTGTTGGCAACACTAATCTGTGCAGCCCTATTGCTAATTTAAAGCTTCCCAAGTGCAAGTCTAAAGAGACCAACAAACAAAGGTTGTCTCGTAGCTTGAAACTAGTACTCCCTTTAGTATTTGGACTTACTCTTCTAGGAATAGCCATGGTGTTCTcctatttctttctttgttcgtcaaggaagaaaaggaaagaaatttcATTGAACACTTTGGGGAACACTATTTTGCAAGTGTCATATGCTACTCTACTCAAAGCTACTGACGGGTTCTCAGAGACTAATTTAATTGGTGCTGGTAGTTTTGGGTCTGTGTACAAAGGAGTTCTTGATGAGGATGATAAAGCTCAACTTGTTGCTGTGAAGATGTTTAACTTGTTACGCCATGGAGCTTCGAGGAGTTTCATAGCCGAATGTGAAGCTTTGAGAAATATTAGGCACCGAAATCTCGTCAAGATTATAACCGTGTGTTCAAGTGTTGATTTTCATGGTAATGATTTCAAGGCTCTAGTTTATGAGTTCATGGACAACGGGAGCTTAGATGAGTGGCTGCATCCACCTACTGGAACTGAAGAGTTAAGAGATCATGTACCCAAGAAGTTAAGTCTTCTTCAGAGGCTAGAAATTGCCATTGGTGTTGCTTGTGCACTGGATTATCTTCATAATCATTGTGAAACGCCAATAGTTCATTGTGATCTCAAGCCAAGCAACGTTCTATTGGACAACGAATTGACTGGCCATGTTTCTGACTTTGGATTagcaaggtttctctcacaaGTAACGAGTAATGTTTCAGCAAATCAGAGTCAGACAAGTTCTGTTGGAATAAGAGGAACGGTTGGTTATGCAGCTCCAG AGTATGGCATGGGGAGTGAGGTGTCAACGAATGGTGATGTCTACAGCTTTGGCATTCTCTTGTTGGAGATGTTTACAGGGAAGAGACCTACTGACAACATGTTTGGTGATATCTTGAACCTTCATAATTTTGTCAAGATGGCTCTCCCCGGACGAGTTACTGAGATTGCAGACGCATCACTTCTTCAAGGAGGCACAAACGAGAATCCCAGTCAATGCAGTGCGAGAATTCATAAAGTTGAGGTGTGCTTGAGTTCAATATTTAGAAATGGAATTGCTTGTTCTGTTGAATCCGCAACTGATCGACTAAAGAATATCAATGAAGTTGCATATGAACTTCATTCCATTAGGAATACTTTTCTAGGATAG